A genome region from Sphaeramia orbicularis chromosome 19, fSphaOr1.1, whole genome shotgun sequence includes the following:
- the hoxb6b gene encoding homeobox protein Hox-B6b, with the protein MSSYFVNSTFPVSLPGGQDSLLGQIPLYSSGYTDPLRHYSNAATYGAANMQEKVYPASYYQQTGAAAAAIYGRASGAAPCDYNPVGTFYKDTEGSCAFSSREDQPLFVTQEHQQRKAECPEQTVSMSSSIDDKSSTLIYPWMQRMNACSAGPFGNSGRRGRQTYTRYQTLELEKEFHFNRYLTRRRRIEISHALCLTERQIKIWFQNRRMKWKKENKLLNPSKTTEEEEETEKKS; encoded by the exons ATGAGTTCCTATTTTGTTAACTCAACTTTTCCTGTGTCTCTACCGGGAGGACAGGACTCTCTCCTGGGTCAGATACCGTTATATTCCTCGGGATACACCGATCCGTTAAGACACTACTCTAACGCAGCCACATATGGAGCAGCCAACATGCAGGAGAAGGTTTACCCTGCGTCCTACTACCAGCAGACGGGCGCTGCGGCCGCGGCCATCTACGGCCGGGCCAGCGGTGCGGCGCCCTGCGACTACAACCCGGTCGGTACTTTCTACAAGGACACGGAGGGTTCGTGCGCTTTCTCGAGCCGCGAAGACCAGCCGCTGTTTGTCACTCAGGAGCATCAGCAGCGTAAAGCGGAGTGCCCGGAGCAGACTGTCAGTATGAGCAGTAGCATTGACGACAAGTCCTCCACTCTGATCTACCCGTGGATGCAGAGGATGAACGCCTGCTCCGCCG gtcCATTTGGCAACAGTGGCCGCAGGGGCCGACAGACCTACACCCGCTACCAGACTCTGGAACTGGAGAAGGAGTTTCACTTTAACCGCTACCTGACCAGGAGGCGCCGGATAGAGATCTCCCACGCCCTGTGTCTGACGGAGAGACAGATCAAAATCTGGTTTCAGAACCGCAGAATGAAATGGAAAAAGGAGAACAAACTTCTCAATCCCTCAAAAACAaccgaggaggaagaagagacggagaaaaagagttaa
- the ttll6 gene encoding LOW QUALITY PROTEIN: tubulin polyglutamylase ttll6 (The sequence of the model RefSeq protein was modified relative to this genomic sequence to represent the inferred CDS: substituted 1 base at 1 genomic stop codon) has translation MGLPVDNPDRDDDDDARKYEQRGEGSGNNSQTEARTRTPPAINKKKKKIKKRXLWINLTNCKYESVRRAGRRYGLREAAEGEDWTLFWTDCSVSLDRVKDMKRYQKINHFPGMSEICRKDSLARNMNRMFKLFPKDYNIFPRTWCLPADYSDFQAYTRAKKSKTYICKPDTGCQGKGIFITKSTKDIPPGEHMICQVYVSRPFIIDGYKFDLRIYVLVTSCEPFRIFMFKEGLARFCTTKYNEPTHSNVEDVCMHLTNYSINKHSENFVRDEDTGSKRKLSTLNKHLESNCCNTEKMWNDIEDVIIKVLISAHPILKHNYHTCFPNHTSGSACFEILGFDVLLDHRLRPWVLEVNHSPSFTTDSQLDREVKDALLYDTLVLINLGACDRRKITKEERRRVKDRLQQNRSREARSEELRQCQAALVEQMERYEAKHLGGFKRIYPREGGEKYDKYFKHSSSLFQETAASKAREECARQQLQELRLKQEQKERDQKGGRRKDLQGETAGERVKPRRTKLQDHIPNSDSELQLLLTEHRLSSVTLSPVTVEGPEEKQQQQQKEDEEKEEEGNEADEELERVNALLQRKKMLQDLGVVDQIQQLLQHQAEGGGGVLGDTKGTHPLQQSKQTHQRPQQTKMDSLLQVSQKKHSCSQVSRQHIHSHMTQPRLLRSTFEQRNPSESAYVQYEPESHNRQEEIRGSTSVQRILCPVSGSSVIRQDSRTTSYSDTRARASIPIINRVPKGGGMRCAYMSQDDEALQSLLVISSRAPLVRRPGFSHIVRNSSHRAPQHGKGQ, from the exons ATGGGTCTACCTGTGGACAATCCAGacagagatgatgatgatgatgcacgtAAATATGAACAGCGGGGAGAGGGCTCAGGGAAcaacagccaaactgaagcaCGCACCCGCACCCCTCCAGCCattaacaagaagaagaaaaaaatcaagaagAG ATGACTGTGGATCAACCTCACCAACTGCAAATATGAAAGTG TGCGGCGTGCTGGTCGTAGATATGGTCTCAGAGAAGCAGCAGAGGGTGAGGACTGGACACTGTTCTGGACTGACTGCTCTGTGTCACTAGACCGTGTGAAAGATATGAAACGCTATCAG AAAATTAATCATTTCCCAGGGATGAGTGAGATTTGCCGCAAAGATTCACTTGCAAGGAACATGAACCGGATGTTCAAGCTTTTTCCCAAAGATTACAATATCTTCCCCAGAACTTGGTGCCTTCCTGCAGA ctacAGTGATTTCCAAGCTTACACAAGGGCCAAAAAAAGCAAGACATACATCTGTAAGCCAGATACAGGTTGCCAAGGTAAAGGCATCTTCATCACTAAATCAACTAAAGACATTCCCCCAGGAGAACATATGATCTGCCAGGTTTACGTCTCTAGG CCTTTCATAATTGATGGCTACAAATTTGACTTGCGGATCTATGTACTGGTAACATCATGCGAGCCTTTCAGGATATTCATGTTTAAAGAAGGACTGGCTCGCTTCTGCACCACAAAATACAATGAACCAACTCACAGTAATGTG GAGGATGTGTGCATGCATCTCACCAACTATTCCATTAACAAGCACAGTGAGAACTTTGTCCGTGACGAGGACACTGGCAGCAAAcg AAAGTTGTCCACTCTGAATAAACACCTGGAGTCCAACTGCTGCAACACAGAAAAGATGTGGAATGATATTGAAGATGTGATAATAAAGGTTCTGATCTCGGCTCACCCCATCCTTAAACACAACTACCACACGTGCTTCCCCAACCACACCAGCGGCAGTGCTTGCTTTGAGATCCTGGGTTTTGATGTGCTGCTGGATCACCGGCTCAGACCCTGGGTGCTCGAG GTGAATCACTCACCAAGTTTTACAACTGACTCACAACTGGATCGTGAGGTGAAGGATGCTTTGCTGTATGACACGCTCGTTCTCATCAATTTGGGAGCCTGTGATCGGCGCAAGATCACCAAGGAGGAGAGACGAAGAGTGAAGGACAGGCTGCAACAAAACCGCTCCCGAGAGGCCAG GTCGGAGGAGCTGCGTCAGTGCCAAGCAGCTTTGGTGGAGCAGATGGAGAGGTATGAGGCCAAACACCTGGGAGGCTTCAAGAGGATCTATCCCAGAGAGGGAGGAGAAAAGTACGACAAGTACTTTAAACACAGCAGTTCACTCTTTCAGGAGACTGCCGCTTCCAAAGCAAGAGAGGAGTGTGCCAG GCAACAACTGCAGGAGCTGCGTCTGAAACAGGAGCAGAAAGAGAGGGACCAGAAGGGGGGCCGGAGGAAAGACCTGCAAGGGGAGACTGCAGGGGAGAGAGTCAAACCACGAAGAACAAAACTGCAAGACCACATCCCAAACTCTGACTCTGAGCTGCAGCTG CTTTTAACTGAGCACCGTCTGTCCAGTGTGACACTCAGTCCTGTCACCGTTGAAGGCCCGGAggagaaacagcagcagcagcaaaaggaagatgaggaaaaggaagaggaaggGAACGAGGCGGACGAGGAGCTGGAGCGGGTCAATGCGCTGCTCCAGAGGAAGAAAATGCTGCAGGACCTGGGGGTGGTGGACCAGATCCAGCAGCTGCTGCAGCACcaagcagaaggaggaggaggggtcctAGGGGATACCAAGGGCACCCATCCCCTCCAGCAGAGCAAGCAGACCCACCAGAGACCACAGCAGACCAAG atGGACTCTTTGTTGCAGGTTTCCCAAAAGAAGCATTCCTGTTCTCAGGTCTCACGACAG CACATTCACTCCCACATGACTCAGCCACGATTACTCAGGTCTACGTTTGAACAGAGAAACCCAAGTGAGTCTGCTTATGTGCAGTATGAGCCAGAGAGCCACAACAGACAAGAAGAAATACGAGGGTCCACCAGCGTCCAGCGGATACTCTGTCCAG TCAGTGGCTCTTCGGTTATTCGGCAGGACAGCAGGACCACCTCGTACTCTGATACCCGGGCCCGGGCCAGCATCCCCATCATAAACCGGGTCCCTAAAGGAGGAGGAATGCGATGTGCCTACATGTCCCAAGATGACGAAGCCCTGCAGAGTCTGTTAGTCATCTCGTCTCGTGCCCCCCTGGTCAGGAGGCCTGGTTTCTCTCACATAGTCCGCAACTCCTCCCACAGAGCCCCCCAGCATGGTAAAGGGCAGTAA